One Acidobacteriaceae bacterium genomic region harbors:
- a CDS encoding ATP-binding protein, which produces MEHFPCGYAVVATDGTLLYANETFLQLIGRDEAIVAHVRFQELLTTGGAIFYETQFAPSLMLRGSLEEISFEFLKDDGERVPTLVNAVLRPEQGETPAHILLAAFGAKQRRLYESELLRARRESEQMSEVVRRSSDAIIRLSANDLIESWNRGAQQIFDFPADKAVGKSIYLLIAEESRAALAKTIEKVKRGAEVVTETLGSRQSGAPVDVSISMTPHLEAPGIFVGYSAIIRDVTARKLAEKALLQTEKLASVGRLASSIAHEINNPLEAVTNLLYILGKRDTDADTRALIHTAQEELARVSQIATHTLRFHKQSSGRTAVDLRGLFDSVLGLYRARLQNSRITAINDCSGSSQLVCYEGELRQVLVNLVANSFDAMRSGGTLTLRCRETTFPSSGSNGIRITVADTGSGMDPSVRQHLFEPFFSTKGIGGTGLGLWITRDLVAKNHGSIRVRSSTRPGSAGTVVSMLFPSQPE; this is translated from the coding sequence CTGGAGCATTTCCCCTGCGGCTACGCCGTCGTTGCTACCGATGGCACGCTGCTCTATGCAAACGAGACCTTCCTGCAGTTGATTGGGCGAGACGAGGCCATTGTCGCTCACGTCCGCTTCCAGGAATTGCTCACGACCGGGGGCGCAATCTTCTACGAAACGCAGTTTGCACCCAGCCTGATGCTGCGAGGCTCTCTCGAAGAGATCTCGTTCGAATTTCTCAAGGACGATGGCGAGCGTGTCCCCACACTGGTGAATGCAGTTTTGCGACCGGAACAAGGTGAAACGCCAGCCCACATCCTGCTCGCTGCCTTTGGCGCAAAGCAAAGGCGTCTCTATGAATCCGAACTCTTGCGCGCGCGCCGCGAATCAGAGCAGATGTCTGAAGTCGTGCGCAGGTCTTCGGACGCGATCATCCGGCTCTCGGCGAACGATCTGATTGAGAGCTGGAATCGCGGCGCGCAGCAGATATTCGACTTCCCGGCGGATAAAGCTGTCGGAAAGTCCATCTATCTCCTGATCGCCGAAGAGAGCCGGGCCGCGCTCGCCAAAACGATCGAAAAAGTGAAGCGAGGCGCCGAGGTCGTCACCGAAACTCTGGGCAGCCGCCAGAGCGGTGCGCCCGTGGACGTGTCCATCAGCATGACCCCGCATCTCGAGGCGCCCGGAATCTTCGTCGGATACTCGGCGATCATCCGTGACGTGACCGCTCGCAAACTCGCCGAGAAAGCTCTTCTGCAAACCGAAAAACTCGCATCCGTCGGCCGTCTCGCCAGCTCCATCGCGCACGAGATCAATAACCCGCTGGAAGCTGTGACGAACCTGCTGTACATCCTCGGAAAGCGGGACACAGATGCAGACACCAGGGCTCTCATCCACACCGCGCAGGAGGAGCTCGCCCGCGTTTCGCAGATTGCCACTCACACGCTTCGATTTCACAAACAGAGCAGCGGGCGCACGGCGGTCGATCTTCGCGGCTTATTTGATTCGGTCCTCGGCCTCTATCGCGCTCGTCTTCAGAACTCCCGGATCACGGCGATCAACGACTGCAGCGGAAGTTCGCAGCTCGTCTGTTACGAAGGCGAGCTTCGCCAGGTGCTGGTCAATCTCGTAGCGAATTCATTTGACGCCATGCGATCCGGCGGAACGCTGACTCTGCGCTGCCGCGAGACTACGTTCCCGTCCTCAGGTTCGAACGGCATCCGGATTACAGTTGCGGACACCGGAAGCGGAATGGACCCCTCCGTGAGGCAGCATCTCTTCGAGCCGTTCTTCTCAACCAAAGGAATCGGCGGAACCGGTCTGGGGCTGTGGATCACCCGCGACCTCGTCGCCAAGAACCACGGCTCGATCCGCGTCCGGAGCAGCACCCGTCCCGGATCCGCGGGAACGGTCGTCAGCATGCTGTTCCCCTCGCAGCCCGAGTGA
- a CDS encoding pitrilysin family protein — MRCTLRRPGLATLALLLTLTAIRPASAVQPDAHKLKLPELKYEKYTLPNGLTVITHEDHRLPLVAVDLWYHVGPLNERAGRTGFAHLFEHMMFEGSEHVGEKAHIKDVQSVGGTDINGTTSFDRTNYFETMPSNQLELALWLESDRMGFLMEGLNRTLLTNQRDVVRNERRQGEGRPYYVANEALMHALFPAGHPYYGNVMGSHADIESARVADVRDFHQQYYTPNNASIAIAGDFDPKVLRALLTKYFGPIPRGPVPPPVNVTTPPITSQKRVSVTDTVRLPQIRFGWLTPPAYTQGQYDTDAAMYALGASKASRLDQALVYKSQLAQSVTCGNDALKLTGMAQCIVTPRPGVKLEDIEAAFWKEVQRLQQEGPTAEELQSYKATTLTEKISGLERLGGFGGVADTLDEYNQYTGTPGFLPKDVAMTEAVTIAGAKAAAVKYFASNAAVVVSCVPGEKVLHDVPRSPADTDANVKLTDPYTPQFEASQEWRKTEPKGGPPPVVHLPVPTTFALDNGLKVYVVEEHALPILSASLVTRAGSETNPKDKGGLATLVAETMGDGTQSRDLTRLADDEELIGTAISPGASMDGSFAGVTVLTSNTDRGMDLLADVIEHPAFRPEDLERRKKQRLVRIAQETDSVQMMANRVGPKLVFGDSPYGASPTGTTESVQALTRDDVTSFYSSHFGPADSAVIFAGDITPAEARRVAQQYFGNWTGTASQAVTLPPAPEMQPTHVVIVDKPGAPQTALMAFGLGVPANSPDLPALQVMNYTLGGSFASRINMNLREQHGYTYGASSFYQGFRAGGDFIASSLVRTDVTAPAAKELMSEITRFPSNPPTEAELNASKDALVQSLPGRFETTFAAAGAMQSIFLYDRPLDYYATLPEKYRAVTAEDVAKVAREDLHPNNLVIVAAGDRAKIEPGLKDAGLGPVEVRDINGDLVK, encoded by the coding sequence ATGAGATGTACGCTGAGACGCCCCGGCCTCGCCACCCTTGCCCTGCTCTTGACGTTGACCGCGATCCGGCCGGCCTCTGCCGTCCAGCCTGACGCACATAAGCTCAAGCTCCCCGAGCTCAAGTACGAAAAGTACACGCTGCCCAACGGCCTTACCGTGATCACGCATGAGGATCACCGCCTCCCGCTCGTTGCCGTTGACCTCTGGTACCACGTCGGCCCGCTGAACGAGCGCGCCGGCCGCACCGGCTTCGCCCATCTCTTCGAGCACATGATGTTCGAGGGCTCCGAGCACGTCGGCGAGAAAGCGCACATCAAGGATGTCCAGTCCGTCGGTGGAACCGACATCAACGGCACCACCTCCTTCGATCGCACCAACTACTTCGAGACCATGCCCAGCAATCAGCTTGAGCTTGCACTGTGGCTCGAGAGCGATCGCATGGGCTTCCTCATGGAAGGGCTCAACCGCACGCTGCTCACCAACCAGCGCGACGTCGTCCGCAACGAGCGCCGCCAGGGTGAAGGCCGTCCATACTACGTAGCAAACGAAGCCCTGATGCACGCGCTCTTCCCTGCCGGCCATCCCTACTACGGCAATGTCATGGGCAGCCACGCCGATATCGAGTCAGCGCGCGTTGCCGACGTGCGTGACTTTCACCAGCAGTACTACACGCCCAACAACGCCTCCATCGCCATCGCCGGCGACTTCGATCCCAAAGTCCTGCGCGCTCTGCTGACGAAATACTTCGGCCCCATTCCGCGCGGCCCTGTGCCTCCGCCCGTAAATGTCACAACCCCGCCGATCACGTCGCAGAAGCGTGTCTCCGTCACCGACACCGTAAGGCTGCCGCAGATCCGCTTCGGGTGGCTCACGCCTCCCGCATACACGCAGGGCCAATACGATACCGACGCCGCAATGTACGCGCTTGGCGCAAGCAAGGCCAGCCGCCTCGATCAGGCGCTCGTCTACAAGTCCCAACTGGCGCAGAGTGTCACTTGTGGCAATGACGCGCTGAAGCTCACCGGCATGGCGCAGTGCATCGTCACCCCGCGCCCCGGCGTGAAGCTTGAGGACATCGAAGCAGCCTTCTGGAAGGAGGTTCAGCGCCTGCAGCAGGAGGGCCCAACAGCAGAGGAGTTGCAGTCGTACAAAGCGACTACGCTCACCGAAAAGATCAGCGGCCTCGAGCGCCTTGGCGGCTTCGGCGGTGTGGCTGACACGCTGGACGAGTACAACCAGTACACCGGCACGCCAGGCTTTTTGCCCAAAGACGTCGCGATGACCGAAGCCGTGACGATCGCGGGCGCGAAAGCCGCGGCCGTGAAATACTTCGCCAGCAATGCCGCGGTCGTCGTCTCCTGCGTTCCCGGCGAGAAGGTGCTGCATGACGTTCCGCGCAGCCCCGCAGACACCGACGCAAACGTAAAGCTCACCGATCCGTACACGCCGCAGTTTGAAGCTTCACAGGAGTGGCGTAAGACCGAGCCGAAGGGCGGCCCCCCGCCGGTGGTTCATCTGCCTGTGCCCACGACCTTCGCGCTCGACAACGGGCTGAAGGTCTACGTCGTCGAGGAACACGCACTCCCCATCCTCTCCGCCTCGCTCGTCACACGCGCGGGCAGCGAGACAAATCCCAAGGACAAGGGCGGTCTCGCTACGCTCGTCGCCGAAACCATGGGGGACGGCACCCAGAGCCGCGACCTCACCAGGCTCGCCGACGATGAAGAGCTCATCGGCACCGCCATCTCTCCCGGCGCCAGCATGGATGGCAGCTTCGCCGGCGTGACCGTGCTGACCAGCAACACCGATCGCGGCATGGACCTGCTCGCGGACGTCATCGAGCATCCTGCGTTCCGTCCTGAAGACCTCGAGCGCCGCAAGAAGCAGCGGCTAGTGCGCATCGCGCAAGAGACCGACTCCGTGCAGATGATGGCGAACCGCGTCGGTCCGAAGCTCGTCTTCGGCGACAGCCCATACGGCGCCTCGCCAACAGGCACAACCGAAAGCGTGCAGGCACTCACACGCGATGATGTCACCAGCTTCTACAGCAGCCACTTCGGTCCTGCGGATTCCGCTGTGATCTTCGCTGGCGACATCACACCGGCTGAAGCTCGCCGCGTGGCACAGCAATACTTCGGCAACTGGACCGGAACAGCGAGCCAGGCCGTGACGCTTCCGCCCGCGCCCGAGATGCAGCCGACGCACGTCGTCATCGTGGACAAACCCGGCGCTCCACAGACCGCCCTGATGGCCTTCGGTCTCGGCGTGCCGGCAAACTCGCCCGATCTGCCTGCCCTGCAGGTGATGAACTACACGCTCGGCGGGTCCTTCGCTTCGCGCATCAACATGAACCTGCGCGAGCAGCATGGCTACACCTACGGCGCGAGCTCCTTTTATCAGGGCTTCCGCGCTGGAGGCGACTTTATTGCCAGCAGCCTGGTGCGCACTGACGTCACGGCTCCCGCGGCAAAGGAGCTGATGTCGGAGATCACGCGCTTCCCCTCGAACCCACCCACTGAAGCTGAACTGAACGCAAGCAAGGACGCTCTCGTGCAGTCGCTGCCCGGCCGCTTCGAAACAACCTTCGCAGCCGCTGGAGCGATGCAATCCATCTTCCTCTACGACCGTCCGCTCGACTACTACGCGACTCTACCGGAGAAGTACCGCGCAGTCACCGCGGAGGACGTTGCGAAGGTCGCCCGGGAAGACCTCCATCCGAACAATCTCGTCATCGTCGCCGCCGGCGACCGCGCCAAGATTGAGCCCGGCCTGAAAGACGCCGGTCTCGGTCCCGTCGAGGTCCGCGACATCAACGGTGATCTGGTGAAATAG
- a CDS encoding A4/G1 family peptidase produces the protein MQTTKLSDKVSVRTFPKPPAGFDPLTSDPRLLSQYGYPKKPSDPTMAARWEEMMRRGPKFVDPEFAPKPRKQRRLPKKMLDHGVENTDIWSGAVVHAPAGDSFMWVEGTYTIPDAYPPGGAQDGVWYSASTWVGIDGLDGSGDVLQAGCDSDVQKSGSSDSRQLNPWWEWYPAGSFWITTLKVVPGDTVNTLICVTSGSTTQATVYLYNLTSNIGVHFLADATAPTTLVGNVAEWVVERLSINTDSPELAQYGEVFFSEMNAGTVKGKLLQGGTGNTINMVDTSNNVLSEGIILTPTAVEVKYVGPLS, from the coding sequence ATGCAAACGACGAAGCTTTCTGACAAGGTGTCTGTTCGCACGTTCCCAAAACCGCCTGCGGGATTCGATCCGTTGACGAGCGATCCGCGGCTGCTGTCGCAGTATGGATATCCGAAAAAACCTTCGGACCCCACGATGGCTGCGCGATGGGAGGAGATGATGCGGCGCGGGCCGAAGTTCGTTGACCCCGAGTTTGCGCCCAAGCCGCGCAAGCAGCGCCGCCTGCCGAAGAAGATGCTGGACCATGGCGTGGAGAACACGGACATATGGTCGGGCGCGGTGGTGCATGCACCGGCAGGTGACAGCTTTATGTGGGTAGAAGGAACCTACACGATTCCGGACGCCTACCCGCCGGGCGGAGCACAGGATGGTGTGTGGTATTCGGCATCGACGTGGGTAGGCATTGACGGGCTCGACGGCTCGGGAGATGTACTTCAGGCGGGCTGCGACTCGGATGTGCAGAAGTCGGGCAGCAGCGATTCGAGACAGTTGAATCCGTGGTGGGAGTGGTATCCCGCGGGCTCGTTCTGGATCACGACGCTGAAGGTGGTGCCGGGCGACACGGTGAACACGTTGATCTGTGTGACCTCGGGCTCCACGACGCAGGCCACGGTGTACCTCTACAACCTGACGAGCAACATCGGTGTGCACTTCCTGGCGGACGCGACGGCGCCGACGACGCTGGTGGGCAATGTGGCGGAATGGGTGGTTGAACGGCTGTCCATCAATACGGATAGTCCCGAGCTGGCGCAGTACGGCGAGGTGTTCTTCTCGGAGATGAATGCAGGAACAGTGAAAGGCAAGCTGCTGCAGGGAGGAACGGGAAACACCATCAACATGGTGGATACGAGCAACAACGTCCTTTCCGAAGGCATCATCCTGACGCCGACGGCGGTGGAAGTGAAGTACGTGGGACCGCTCTCGTGA
- a CDS encoding alpha/beta hydrolase yields the protein MKATQRNNVKVVGTGEQTLVFAHGYGCDQNMWRHIVPDFAADYRVVLFDYVGSGLSDVSAFDRTRYSTLRGYALDVLEILSEHDLKNVHFVGHSVSSMIGALAFLEEPERIETLTMIGPSPCYINSEGYHGGFERSDIEGLLETLESNHVAWAATMAPLIMGNVDTPELAAELEASFCRMDPFLASHFARVTFLSDNRADLPHVTAKTLILQCQKDVIAGLSVGKYVHECLPNSQLVIMDATGHCPHMSAPGEVTAEIKRFLAANPVPTCT from the coding sequence GTGAAAGCGACTCAACGCAACAACGTCAAGGTTGTCGGAACAGGGGAACAGACCCTGGTATTCGCGCATGGTTACGGCTGCGACCAGAACATGTGGCGCCATATCGTTCCCGATTTTGCCGCCGACTACCGGGTTGTGCTGTTTGATTATGTCGGCTCCGGTCTCTCGGATGTATCCGCCTTCGATCGAACCCGCTACAGCACGCTGCGCGGCTACGCTCTCGACGTCCTGGAGATACTGTCCGAGCATGACTTGAAGAACGTTCACTTCGTGGGGCATTCGGTCAGCTCCATGATTGGCGCGCTCGCGTTTCTCGAAGAGCCGGAACGCATCGAAACGCTGACGATGATCGGCCCGTCGCCCTGCTACATCAACTCCGAGGGCTATCACGGCGGCTTCGAACGCAGTGACATCGAGGGGCTGCTGGAGACGCTCGAAAGCAATCACGTTGCCTGGGCCGCCACCATGGCTCCGCTCATCATGGGAAACGTCGACACACCTGAACTTGCCGCTGAACTCGAAGCCAGTTTCTGCCGCATGGACCCGTTCCTCGCAAGCCACTTCGCGCGCGTGACATTCCTCTCGGATAACCGGGCGGACCTGCCTCACGTAACGGCGAAGACCCTCATCCTGCAGTGCCAGAAAGATGTCATCGCCGGACTGAGCGTGGGAAAATATGTGCACGAGTGCCTGCCGAACAGCCAGCTCGTCATCATGGATGCGACGGGACACTGCCCGCACATGAGCGCGCCCGGCGAGGTCACGGCGGAGATCAAGCGGTTTCTTGCGGCGAATCCGGTGCCCACCTGCACATAG
- a CDS encoding ACP S-malonyltransferase, with the protein MTDTNDNTQTSPKIALLFPGQGSQFVGMGRALYDTVPAARAIFDEADAAVGFPLSKLIFEGPEEDLKLTENTQPAILTVSIAALRALEPELKRRNLTVAFAAGHSLGEYAAHVAAGTFTFAEAVRTVKARGRFMQEAVPAGQGAMAAILGMSAARINDICARVEDELSPPPDEPGNPSAQSAPAIDALNDPNNPAETAIQAAASVAAVVAPANLNSPEQTVISGSKQAVERASALCKEAGAKRALMLPVSAPFHCKLMQPAEEQLAGVLEAITFNDPAFPVAANVDARLLRRGSEARDALIRQVTGAVRWVECIQLLTESGATHFIEVGPGKVLQGLNHKIDKNLVTCHVDSPANLEKALAVFHA; encoded by the coding sequence ATGACCGACACAAACGACAACACACAAACCAGTCCAAAGATCGCCCTCCTCTTCCCAGGTCAGGGCTCCCAATTCGTCGGCATGGGCCGCGCCCTCTACGACACCGTCCCCGCCGCCCGGGCCATCTTCGACGAAGCCGACGCCGCCGTCGGGTTTCCGCTCTCAAAGCTGATCTTCGAGGGGCCGGAGGAAGATCTGAAGCTCACCGAGAACACCCAGCCGGCGATCCTCACCGTATCGATAGCCGCCCTCCGTGCCCTGGAGCCTGAGCTGAAGCGCCGGAACCTGACGGTCGCATTTGCTGCCGGCCACTCCCTGGGCGAGTACGCGGCGCATGTTGCCGCAGGCACGTTCACCTTCGCCGAAGCGGTCCGCACGGTGAAGGCGCGCGGACGGTTCATGCAGGAGGCTGTCCCTGCGGGCCAGGGAGCCATGGCCGCTATCCTCGGCATGTCCGCCGCCCGGATCAACGACATCTGCGCCCGTGTCGAGGACGAACTCTCGCCGCCGCCGGACGAGCCGGGAAACCCGTCCGCCCAGTCGGCTCCAGCCATCGATGCGCTGAACGATCCGAATAATCCGGCGGAGACCGCGATTCAGGCAGCGGCGAGCGTCGCGGCTGTTGTGGCTCCCGCCAACCTGAATTCACCGGAGCAGACGGTCATCTCCGGATCGAAGCAGGCGGTCGAACGGGCCTCCGCGTTATGCAAGGAGGCTGGCGCGAAGCGCGCTCTGATGCTCCCTGTGAGTGCGCCGTTTCACTGCAAGCTGATGCAGCCGGCCGAGGAGCAGCTTGCGGGTGTGCTTGAGGCGATTACGTTCAACGATCCAGCGTTTCCCGTTGCGGCGAACGTAGATGCGCGACTGCTGCGCCGCGGATCTGAGGCGCGCGATGCGCTGATCCGGCAGGTGACCGGCGCGGTGCGCTGGGTGGAATGCATCCAGTTGCTCACGGAGTCCGGTGCAACGCACTTCATCGAGGTCGGCCCCGGCAAGGTCCTGCAGGGTTTGAACCACAAGATCGACAAGAACCTGGTGACGTGTCACGTGGATAGTCCGGCAAATCTTGAAAAAGCGCTGGCGGTTTTCCACGCGTAG
- a CDS encoding four helix bundle protein, producing the protein MVEQRRTKRFRDLIAWQKAMSAAQDVYRITEAFPKSEQFGLTAQMRRAAVSVPSNIAEGHGRLTDKGFKVFLAQARGSAYELETQLELAAGLGYCTREAADTLIAQCQEVSRILNGLLRSLKMS; encoded by the coding sequence GTGGTTGAGCAGAGAAGAACTAAGCGGTTTCGGGATCTGATCGCATGGCAGAAAGCGATGTCTGCGGCTCAAGATGTGTACAGGATCACGGAAGCCTTTCCGAAATCTGAGCAGTTCGGGCTTACGGCACAGATGCGCCGCGCCGCCGTATCCGTACCAAGCAACATCGCTGAAGGTCACGGCCGGCTCACAGACAAAGGATTCAAAGTCTTTCTGGCCCAGGCCCGCGGTTCGGCCTATGAGCTGGAGACTCAATTGGAACTGGCAGCAGGCCTAGGCTATTGCACTCGCGAAGCAGCAGACACTCTCATCGCGCAATGCCAGGAGGTGTCGCGTATTCTCAACGGCCTGCTCCGAAGTTTGAAAATGAGCTAG
- a CDS encoding glycoside hydrolase family 5 protein, which translates to MKRPVSGWIALLSVLSIGCMGLSCGGGAANSGATPVTPVQTTTQPAFPLHTAGAFIVDSNGNRVRLNAFNWYGAEEQDYVVAGLQAQSLTSIVSEIKALGFNAVRLPWSNQMVESNPVVGSYALTANPSMQGENALTAFDQVVNALTNAGIMVILDNHMSNAQWCCNTTDGNELWYNSAYPQTSWIADWQMMAARYKSNQLVIGADLRNEPRAPATWGGSASTDWHAAAVLGGNAVLGANPNLLIFVEGVSYAGDLSGVASLPVQLNVSNHVVYEAHDYGFWYSNLSSESSYDSTITKNWGYLVTGSNPQPVWIGEFGTCNTSATCVSSTSNANNGFWFGFLTDYIKTHNLDWSYWSINGTEATGSTRTWGAPETYGVLNAQWNGSALPALTTALQGMMNQ; encoded by the coding sequence ATGAAGAGACCGGTATCTGGCTGGATTGCGCTCCTGAGCGTTCTATCGATTGGTTGCATGGGGCTGTCGTGTGGCGGAGGTGCAGCCAACAGCGGCGCTACACCGGTCACGCCAGTGCAGACGACAACGCAGCCGGCGTTTCCGCTGCACACGGCGGGAGCATTCATCGTCGACAGCAATGGGAACCGCGTGCGGTTGAACGCCTTCAACTGGTACGGTGCCGAGGAGCAAGACTACGTTGTCGCGGGTCTGCAGGCGCAGTCGCTGACGAGCATTGTGAGTGAGATTAAGGCGCTCGGATTTAATGCGGTGCGGCTGCCGTGGTCAAACCAGATGGTGGAGAGCAATCCGGTAGTGGGCAGCTATGCGCTCACGGCGAACCCGAGCATGCAGGGCGAAAATGCGCTGACTGCCTTTGATCAGGTAGTGAACGCGCTGACGAATGCAGGCATCATGGTGATTCTCGACAACCACATGAGCAACGCGCAGTGGTGCTGCAACACGACCGACGGCAATGAGCTCTGGTACAACAGCGCGTATCCGCAGACGAGCTGGATTGCCGACTGGCAGATGATGGCGGCGCGGTATAAGAGCAACCAGCTTGTGATTGGAGCCGACCTGCGCAATGAGCCGCGCGCTCCGGCAACGTGGGGCGGCAGCGCGAGCACGGACTGGCATGCGGCGGCGGTACTGGGCGGCAATGCGGTGCTGGGTGCGAATCCGAACCTGCTGATCTTTGTCGAAGGCGTGAGTTATGCCGGCGATCTTTCAGGCGTGGCTAGCCTGCCGGTGCAGCTGAATGTGAGCAACCACGTGGTGTATGAGGCGCACGACTACGGCTTCTGGTACTCGAACCTGAGCAGCGAGAGCAGCTACGACAGCACCATCACCAAAAACTGGGGATACCTGGTGACCGGCAGCAATCCGCAGCCGGTTTGGATTGGAGAGTTCGGCACGTGCAACACAAGTGCGACCTGTGTGAGCAGCACGAGCAACGCGAACAACGGCTTCTGGTTCGGTTTCCTTACGGACTACATCAAGACGCACAATCTCGACTGGTCGTACTGGTCGATCAACGGGACCGAGGCGACGGGCAGCACGCGCACGTGGGGAGCGCCGGAGACGTACGGCGTGCTGAATGCGCAATGGAACGGGTCGGCGCTGCCGGCGTTGACGACGGCGCTGCAAGGGATGATGAATCAGTGA
- a CDS encoding DUF1569 domain-containing protein — protein sequence MEDLFDPATAEQFRQRIRSVTPESQRQWGKMSAAQMMEHCARGLEMATGELKPPRALIGRLLGRIVKPMVLKEGVPMRRNSPTAAALVVAPDADLEGSRTRLMGALERFVAGGERGCTDYAHSFFGALKPSEWSALMYKHLDHHLRQFGA from the coding sequence ATGGAAGACCTCTTCGATCCGGCTACGGCTGAACAGTTTCGTCAGCGCATTCGCTCGGTGACTCCGGAAAGCCAGCGGCAGTGGGGCAAGATGTCGGCTGCGCAGATGATGGAGCATTGTGCGCGTGGGCTGGAGATGGCAACGGGTGAGTTGAAGCCTCCGCGGGCGCTGATCGGGCGGCTGTTGGGCCGCATCGTCAAGCCGATGGTGCTGAAGGAGGGTGTGCCGATGAGGCGGAACTCACCTACAGCGGCAGCGCTGGTGGTTGCGCCCGATGCGGATTTAGAGGGCTCGCGCACGCGGTTGATGGGGGCCTTGGAGCGCTTTGTGGCAGGTGGAGAGCGGGGCTGTACGGACTATGCGCACTCGTTCTTTGGGGCGCTGAAACCGAGCGAGTGGTCGGCGCTGATGTATAAGCATCTCGACCATCATCTGCGGCAGTTCGGCGCGTAG
- a CDS encoding arabinofuranosidase catalytic domain-containing protein, whose amino-acid sequence MRLKLRGLLPKAISCAAIALTVAMVQPSSAQAVGAAPQPVGPRPCDLYAPATPCVAAFSTTRALYSSYTGPLYQITRVNNNASMDIGLLPDGYADTAPQPQFCRDTFCVISKLYDQSPNHNDLVPAPPGGAMHGLGPDGYDIPAIADALPLTVGGHKVFGVLVNPDTGYRNDAPKETAVNGQPEGVYMVTSALHLNDKCCFDFGNAETNNLDNKAGHMDAINIMCHGDPCKPDAGLDMEDGIYGHLAVPAGTVFVTDMGASDGQHSYAIYQGNAQSGALTTTGVIPLLPNYQPMLQEGAIILGIGGDNSNAATGYFFEGVMTKGMPDAKTMNAVQRNIVSARYAGRLQP is encoded by the coding sequence ATGAGGCTGAAACTACGCGGATTGCTCCCGAAAGCGATTTCATGCGCAGCGATTGCTTTGACTGTCGCGATGGTGCAGCCATCTTCAGCACAGGCGGTTGGGGCTGCGCCGCAGCCCGTCGGGCCTCGTCCATGCGATCTGTATGCGCCCGCGACTCCGTGTGTGGCCGCGTTCAGTACGACGCGTGCGCTGTATAGCTCGTACACGGGACCGCTGTATCAGATCACTCGCGTGAACAACAACGCGAGCATGGACATCGGCCTGCTGCCAGATGGCTATGCGGACACGGCGCCGCAGCCTCAATTTTGCAGGGACACCTTCTGCGTCATTTCGAAGCTGTACGATCAGTCGCCTAATCACAACGACTTAGTGCCGGCGCCGCCCGGCGGTGCGATGCACGGCCTGGGACCGGATGGCTACGACATCCCTGCCATTGCAGACGCGCTGCCGCTGACTGTGGGCGGGCATAAGGTTTTCGGTGTTCTTGTGAATCCGGACACGGGCTACCGCAACGATGCGCCGAAAGAGACCGCAGTGAACGGGCAGCCGGAAGGCGTGTACATGGTCACCTCCGCGCTTCATCTGAACGACAAGTGCTGCTTCGACTTTGGGAATGCCGAGACAAACAACCTGGACAACAAGGCCGGCCACATGGACGCGATCAACATCATGTGCCACGGCGATCCATGCAAGCCGGACGCCGGGCTCGACATGGAGGACGGCATCTACGGCCACCTGGCGGTGCCCGCCGGCACGGTGTTTGTGACCGACATGGGAGCAAGTGACGGTCAGCACAGTTATGCGATCTACCAGGGCAACGCGCAGTCCGGCGCGCTGACGACGACCGGCGTGATTCCTCTGCTGCCGAACTATCAGCCGATGCTTCAGGAGGGTGCCATCATTCTTGGCATCGGCGGCGATAACAGCAATGCGGCGACGGGATATTTTTTCGAAGGCGTGATGACGAAAGGAATGCCCGACGCGAAGACGATGAACGCTGTGCAACGAAATATTGTGTCGGCCCGATATGCCGGCAGGTTGCAGCCGTAA